accactttaattgcttttattgcttaattaattagttttagtgtttacctaattagtttctttgtttaactaattggttcccgtgtttaactaattagttccagtgcttaacttattgatttcatgcttaacttatatgacaccaataCGGTCTTTTACGTAAGACCGCTATATATAAAAATTTatatacttattattatttatttattttcaatctAATATTTTGTAACATATTTACAATCAGTTGCCCAATTGAATTCTGgagcttttttttttgggggatgTTCTgtccaaatttttattttacaggtgctcaaatttatttattaatccttctgtatttatttaagggatatacttgtcttttccggccgtatttttttaagatatacatttgccatttttagtaacttatcaaccccaccatctacttaaataatacatttaatttaccctatgacccatcatcctattaaacaaataatttcataaacacaCTCCCACCTCCCACttcccaaaatgacatggtccccacttgtttacttattaaaatatctacccaaccccacttactttattattttattttattcaatttttcttcttaatacccttGCCCGACCAagtatatctcttaaataaatacggagggagtatgtagtATTATGTTgattggaaaagggaaaaaattggtctttttattATTAAGGGGCCCTTTTTTTCAACTTTGCCTAGGGCCCTCAAATTGGGGAAGGGGGATACTTCCTTAGCTGACAGAATCATCAACATATAGTAAAAGCAGCAAATCTGAAATGGTTAAACCTATACATGAGCTGAAAGCCTGGGAAAATGGATACTGGTGAATTACAATTCCATTAGCGATTTTGTTATTCTTATCGTTATCACTCAAAATAGGAGACGGGGTTTGAACTAAGGCAACCCTACCATCTACCAAGCTTCAGTATGTACAAGATCAACAAAAAATAATTGTATTTCTTCAATATCGAGGACAAAATAATCGTGACATATGTATTCAGAATGGTGTTGCTGCTgcattttgttcaatttgtttgcTCTGCAGATGAAAATGGGACCAATATTCCTTCACAAGTTGGCCAAATAGCGAATCTTCCTTCTTCATTAGCTTCATAGGGTCGTCATGTTCCACCATTTTCTGCAACATTATTACATTACACATTAGAACACACGCCTTAGCACTAAGTATTTTTCTTAAATAAACCTGGCCCACCTATTATTATTGTGGACCAAGCCTAATAGAGGAAGGTTATCCCCTCACTAATTCTATTCACACGTGTGAATGAATTAAGCCCAATTTATATTTGTTGTTTCTTCCTCTTCTCTTTCATTTACTCGTccactattttctctctcctcattcacGGCTTAATCTCTCCTCCgtttctccttcttcttctctcgATCTTCTGCAATTCGTCTCTTCATcttcaatttctctctcctccattatcaATGTCGCCAAGAACCAGGGGAGGTACTTCATGTCGAACTCGAGGAGGACTCAGTAGGGGAGGTAGTTCATCTCGAGCTCGAGGAGGACTCAGTAGGGGAGATACTTCAGCTGGAGGTGGAAGAATCCTCCTTAGTTCACCTAAATCAACCGAAAATTTaggtttattttctttttccatttttttttaattccttTACCTTTCGTTCGCCAATTTTACGatgtttttttttgctttttcatGTTTTTATGTGTTCATATTACCTCGCATTGATGCATTTTTGAGATTCTACTAGAGGTTTTTCAAGTTTTTGTTTGATATAAATTTTTCCGTTCACGAATTAGGGTTTGTGTCcctaattttcaaaattagggtttctaaGCATGTTTTGCTGATTTTTGTTGTATATTGATTTGATAATAGCTAGGTTGTTGTAAACATTCATAATTTGAAGTTTTGTGGCCATGATTTAGTGTTAAATTTGACTAATTTTCAGAATTACTGTTCTATGcattttgttgttgatttttgtgGTTCATTGGTCTGATAATACCTATTTATTGTCTACATTCACTAATTAAAGGTCACTATGCTATTGTTTTAAGTATTATTGTGTATAATTGAGGTAATTGTAATTGGAATAaatataatggttactatactCTCAGTGATGGTCACTATATGTAGTAGAGTATTGTTTTGGAATATTTATTTTGCACACTGATTTCTGTTAATTTATTGTGTAGATGAGGTGCCATTGAAGCATATTGTGAAAGGAATTGGGAAAAGGAAAACAGTAGCAACTAAGAAACGGCCAGTGGTTCAGCAACAAGATGATCCACCAGTGAAACCACCAACTAAGAAGCGAAAGGTTGTCACATTTCAAGAAGGGGCCAACATGTCTGGTGGTGATAATATTGAAACAAAACCATCTGATGCACAGACGTAAGCTAATACATTTTATTACTATTTTTCTAGTACATAGTGTCATTTACTTTTATATAGTATCTTCTGTGTTGCATTGTGGATTTCTATTTTGTCATATCTTTAATTGCGCAAAATTCCAAACTGTGGTGTGTATAGATTGTCATAGCATCTTATTTTATGCTTCCCTATTCAACTTCATAACCCTTGTTCAATTAAACAATTTAAGACTAATAGTAACATTAATATGCATATATTTTCTAGTACATAATGtcctttaatatatatattgtatCTTCTGTGTCACTTGTGAAGTTcgagttctttttttttaaattatctATTCCATACTTTCTGTTTTACAGCAAGACCTTCAAGACAAGGTGTAGGCCTGCAAAATTGGTTGAACTTATTTCTGGTTTATCTGAGAACCAGAAAAAGGCTGTTGTTGACATTGGGTTTGGGGGGTTGCTGAGTGTACAACTGACCCGGACATAAACTTCTATGTTAGGGTGGTTGGTAGATAGTTTTGACCCCATTAGCTGTATGTTTACAATTGACTAGAAAAGAGATTTCGTTGTTTCAGATTTGATGTTTATGATGTTTTCTGTTTACCTTTGAACCCATGAAAGAGGTTGTAGAAAATTCTCGTAGTGCTAATGAAACCAACCCCGATTACCCCTTGAAGATTGAGTGGAGACGTAGGTTTGGGCATGACCTTAATGAGTCAATAACTTTGAATTTGGTTGAGGAAAGGATTCCTCTTTTGACTGACGATCGTATGGATGAGTTCAAACAGTTGTTTGTTATGCATGCTCTTTCCTCCTTTTTAGCCCCTACTGCAAACAGAATCGTTGATTTGAGGATAGCCAAGAGTGTATTTGATGTGAATGAAATCAAGACATAATTGATCTAAATATGTACTTGACAGACTTTGTGAAGCTGTTGCAAGTTATAAAGGTCTTAAAAATCCTAAACCTTTTGCCGAGTCTCCTGAATGGTGTTGTGGTTGTGTTGTCATGTTAGAAATCATTTATTTCCACCGTTTGAAGTTTAGGAATGTTGCACTAGACTCAACAATTCAACATTGGACCAATGACCTTGTTAGAAATAGAGTAAAACTTGAGATGAGTTGTAAGAGTTTTGGATGTGGGCTTCTAGATTCTAGGATCTACCCTGTAAGTGAGAAGTTAGTGTTTGTGGATGGCCAAGTTTACACGGGAGAAGATGTTGATGCTGCTTTGCGAGCTAACCAAGCTAACCAAGCTTCAAATGAAGAGGGCAGAGGAGATCAACATGCTAGTCAAAGGGAAATCTGTTTCCGGCTTCCCCCTGGTTCTATGTCAGATGACGACATTCGTGCAATTGCTGTTGATGTAAGTTCTTTAGTctatgattatttaatttttattttgtatatttGTTTTACATTTATTATTCACTTTTTCtgttcaaattttttttgcAGAAAGTATATGAGAACTTCTTGTTCATGAGAAGGGATATGGAAATTGTCTCAAATTTCTACATGGACCAGATTAAAGAGCTTCTTTTCTCAATGCATCATGAGACCACCTCGTCGTCTCCCCAAATATCCCAGTCAGATGCATTTTTAGTGATCCTCGTGTGCATGCAATAGTTGATGAGATTGCAGAGCTTGTCATTTGGGTGACCAAACTACGTGGTGGATTGGATAATATTGCAGCTTTTGATAACTGCATGGTAACATTCACTTCACCTTTATTTATTCCTATATGTTAACAATGGGTtactatattttaaaaaaatgttacTATAACATGAAGTTCATATTTAACACTAAAAAGTCCTTTTACTAAAAGATTGTGTTCCTTTTTAGCTTTATTTACCTTTAtttattgttaattttttgGTTTTTACTTTGTTTCTTCTactggctgatttgtattactAACTACTTCTTTCACAACAACATAAACCAACATCCAAATCTTGACGAGCCTAATCTTGACGAGCCTAATCTTAACGAGCCTAATCTTGACGATCCTAATCTTGACCATCCTAACAATCATCATATGGATAATACTGAGGATGTTATAATACCCACAATCGGATTCGAGCATGTTTTGGAAAATGGTGGTGCCAAATGTTCGGCTGTAACTTGGAAGGCTTCTGATGGTGGCAATATTTTAGTTACACCATTTCTGAAGTCCAATATCAAAGATATGAAGTTTCTATCTGAGTTCGTCCAAGAACTCGTTGACTATTGCCTTATTGATGATGGATGCATGGTTTCCAAGTAAGTACATTGTTTTATCAGATCATTGACCCTTTCAATATATATAGACACCTGTAGGGAAACCATAGtgacctttttttttcttcttcttacaTCTACTTTAATTTCCAGTGAGCAATTGGTTTCATTTCATGATGACTACATGATTCCAAGAATTGAGTTTTGGTCATTAGGAGAATCTTCTGGAGATATTGACTGTAATATCATTTATTGTTTGGCTCTTCTTCTTAATGAAAACCAGAAGAATCGTGAGGAAGGAGCTACAAAAGTGTATCTCGGTGTCTCAATGAGTGTGAGTTTTTTgttaaattaatagtttaaaacAACTTACTACTAACTAGTTAGGGTATcatttttccttaataaaattCTTTTTCATGTTGTTTGTTGAAGGCTGAATTAATAGATGTAGCAAAAAGCATACTATCTACGTTGGAAGTTGAGTCACAACAAATAGACGTTCTACATCAGAGTTGGAGGAATTGGATTCAATTGCCTTCAAACAACTTCGATGTGTCAAAGCTTGAACTGGTAACAATCTTATACATATGTAATTCAAAACTGTGAAACGTTTCTCTTATACACAGTGtcctttttataatatataatgaCTATTATTGGATGCATACTAGTGTATCCTAGTGGGACTGATATTGGGAtaaatgtttttatgttttgtCTGTTTGAGGGAGGGTATGAAAAGACGATGGAATTTAATATTGTTGTGTGCACTTATATGCTAGTTACCTGAATTAAGTGTCTGGTGAATGTGGTGAATGAGCTAGATAGAACAGCAGGTTATGAAATGTGCAAAAAGGGTCTctatatataatttaaatagTCACTATGTAATTAAAATTGGTTTGTGCAGGTATTCGTTCCCGTGTTTTATTGTAAGCATTGTTTCCTACTTGTCTTAAATTTGAAGGAAGGCAAAGTGCAGTGTCTTGGCAGTAAGAGTTACAATAAAACCAAGCTTGATGACTTTGCATTGTTGGCGGGTGTATTGGTACTTCTCTATCTCTTAGTTAAACTTGTCCATAGTAAATGTAGTGTCGAACCTAATGTTGTTTCCATTTGCTTGAAGTGTGAAAATTTCAATACATTTATTGATGAAAAGCTTCCACAAGCCGCAATAGACATGTTAAACTACGCCATGGAATGTCCAACGATAAACTGGAAATCTGCGAAACCCAACTTTGATGATGCAGTTTATGTGATGACAAGCATGATCTACTTTGAGGGAGATAATGTGTTCAAATGTGATGCTTTGAGAacatttgatttttttgttctttgtgattgttatttttttgtttcAAATCTTTTTAAATGTGTTCTAATCTTTATATATTTCAAAATTTGGCAGGCTCCAATTAGGGGACTTCTACGGGCCCAAATTGGGGCTTCTTTGGTGCTTTCTGACATGAACACGAGCAAGTTAGATGTGCTGACTAAAATGGCAGACTTCCGGCCTCGGAGAGAACAGATTGCAAAAGAATTGGAcaagaaaaggaaaggaaagggcAAGGTTGCTACTAAATGAAGTACAGAGGAGGTAACAAGCAACACAATCAATATTTTGAACAGAATTAAAAGGCAGTTAAATGTAATCATCAACTAAACAATTAATTTGCAGCTGTATTTTGTAGGACAGTTAACCATTTTCCCCACTGGTTATGTAAGTGGAAATTCCATATTCAAGTTGACTTATattttggaattatattttgtaaaaGTACTAATTGCCATTTGAGGTTATTATAATATGTGAAAAGGTCACTATTTTgcagaatatttttttttggattttttttttgcttaggTGTGTATTGTCAGACAATAGCCTAATCCTATAACAAATACGCAACCATATGTGAAAATTTTCCAAACCTAAGTTGACTTGCGTTGACTTTTGGTGTATTGCAATTTTTGCGGTTATTATATAATCATAAAAGGTCACTATTTTACGGACAAGTATTTTTAATTGTATTTTCGGCTTTCCTATTATTTTATGGTACAAGAAGCTTCCCAAtgttaataaatccaaattctAGTATTAATATAACCAATCATACCTTTTGTCTACGAGAATTTTCAACGTAGGATATATAGTTCTATGCATGcactatatataaaaaaagatCACTATGAGACAACTATAACATcatcaaaataaaatcaattcagcAGGACTCCCTGTTCTGTCAGTTCACACAATGGTAGTGAAGTCTGCTTTGCATAACATGAATATTGGATCAATTACCAAAAAACAACAAGTAGTCCTTCCTCCAGTCATAGTGACCTTCATTGAAAGTATAGTTACCAGAATAGAAACAAAATTACAAAACTGAATTACCAAAATAGAACATAAACTCAAGAATCAGAATAAATGCTTAGGCGTTTTGGAGCCAAATTCCCTGTGCTTTCTCCTTTTCCCCTTGTTAAAGTTGTCATAACTCCCCGGAATCCTCTTTTTTGACTTTCCTTTAGTGTTGGCATGAGCCGGGTCCAAAACTTGCACAGAATTCTCATTCTCAGTTGTCGTATTTGTTGTGTTCTGTTCATTGTTGCTTGTAGCTGTAAAAATTGTTTGAATAGCTTCTGAATCTTTCTTGAAGCTATCTTCAAGTATTTTTCTAGCCTCCTCTATTGTATGGCTCTTAAGGATCAGAATGTAGTATTTTCTCAGCATGTGTAAGCGCTAGGGGGTGAAACTGTTCAATAATCCTTTAGCTTTTAGCTGTGCCTCATGCTTGTTCCACACTTCAACCTTTGCGAACTTTGTCCATCTAAAGGAGATGTACTTCTCTGGGATTTTTTGAACAGAATGCAGATGTAGAACACGAATTCAATGACAGCACAACCAACCTGACTCCTCAAAATTCTTGCAGGGACAAATAATGATCTCATTCGGTGGATCATACATCACCGAATGTGCGGAGCCAGCTCTATCTTCAAGGTAAACTCGATAAATCATCTTCGGTCCATTTGTGTGAATGAGTTGTACTTGCGATGAAACAACAAGATTAAATTCTTCTTCAAAATCCATGAAAAGTGTATGTGTGTAGACTTGAGCAACATGTTTCAATAACGAAGTCATTGGATAGTGTGAAGTCGGAATAGATTTGGTGGTGTTGAATTCATCAATATCTTATGTCCTTCTCCATCTCTTTATTGTGTCTTGAAATATGTGATAGAACTAGGTTAAACTAGTCTTCTTAGTAGCTATGAAACCCACAACATTATTCGTACTCTCACTCCTTTGTGATGACAAAATCCCAGCAGAGAAGAAGTCCTTACTCAGAGCCGTTGCCCACTTGTGTCTTAATTTATATATTCTGATGAACCATATGTGTTCCTTTAGTTTGTAATTTGTGACCATTGCTTCCCAACATGCGTTAAACTCAGCTTCATTCAGACAACCACTCAAGCATTTGTTGAAACGGCTTAGAATGTTGAATCACTCTTCAGGACTCCAAATCGTGTTACTGCATTCTGCATCAAATGCCACAGGCAAAGTCTATGCCTTGTGGTTGGAAATACTTGCAAGAATCAAAATAGTTACTATCCCCCTAAAATCATGGTTATTATCTTTGAAAAAGGTCACTACATAAATGATTATCAACTTACCTTCTTTATTGCTCTAGCCATAGCTCCATCTTGGTCAATAAAGAGTGTGATTGGACTTTTGTCACCCATAGCTTTTTTGAAAGTCTCAAAAAGCCACACAAAGGATTCTGTTTTCTCATCTCCTAATAATGCACACGCAAATATAGTATTTTTCCAGTGGTTATTAATCCCCACAAACGGTGCACAGATGAGGTTGTAACGGTTTGTTCTGTAAGTAGTGTCAAAGACAGTAACATCACCATAAATTTTGTAATCTTCTAGCATCATCGAATCCctccaaaaaaaattacaaacccTTCCATCCTTATCCAACCTTATTCTGAAAAAGAAATTAGGATCTTCATAATAAGCATCTTGCAGTTTGTCATATACAACTTGAGAATCTCCTCCTTCAATAGCCTTAATTTTCAGCTTATAACAGAAATTCATATGATCCTTATATGAATGTCCTACATCATCTTCTCCACCAGCTTCGTTTGACATGTATCGAAAGGACTCACTAGGTCGAAAACCTGATTCATGCATAGCCTCTATTGCTTTCTCCTTAGGTACTGTCATTTCACGTTCTGAGCGGTGTAAATGGTTCCATTGTTGTCTTGTCAGGGGGTGGTTGTGGGCCATAACATGCTGTATTATCTCAAATTGACCTCCATCATTCAGTTTTGCTTTGATCAAAGCATTACAACCTGTCATAGTTATTGCAACTCTTCTTGGttttcttttctgttttttcACAGAAGTATTTTCCTCTGTTAGTAGACCTTCAAGTTCATCTTTCTCCTGTTTTTGGTCTTTTTTCAACACAATGTTTCTTTTTCCAACTGCTGAACATAGAAACAGCTTTGTTGTGACCTGTGTAGTTCCAACTTTTCGTACTTGTTTTGCTTTCCTTACACAGAAACCTACACCAGCCGCATGTTGGCAATAcaaatcatatatttttgtAAGACTTGCCCTAGTTTCTCCAACCAACTAACCATAAATTTCTTCACCATTATTTGTTGCCTTAGCCGTAATCTCTGCAATTAGTTCAATTATTGTGTAAATAACTAATTGTGCTACCAACTTACAATACTATGTTATATACAAAACTAACCTATTATCCATTTAAATACTATAGTCCATCACTTTAAatacatatagtaaccttttatTATTTCGTAGTTACCTTTATGCAATTAAAACGCCAATAAACAAGGTATAAAACTCACAAAATAGATATAGTGATACTTTATCACAACATAGTAGTGTTTAACTTCAAGGTAAAAATTATGGACATATAATAATAATCAATTTACTCGACACTAATAGCATAGTTTACACAAATTGCAGAATATACGCACGAAGAAAATAAAATCACAAAATCGCAGAATTATATGTTTACGCAAAAAACAAATCGCAttaatcaaaaacgaaaatgtGTAGGTACCTTATGTGATTGCAGAAATCAAAACTAGGTCATCTTCAACCTCTCTCACTTCTTCATCTTCATGATCTGCAAATTGAATTTTACAATATAATGTATGAAATTCTGTTTAAAAATAGCATAATTTGATAATTTTGTTATTGCATAATTGATTACCTTCATTATGAATGTGTAAATTTGCACTTGACTCAGATTCATAAATCGTTTTGTTAAGATCAATTTGTGTGATTTCTGATGATTGATTCTCAATGACTTCAGAAATATCCATTGCTCTTCGATGTTCTTATTCGTTTTCCGGTAGGAAGGTGATCGCGAAATTCATAGAAGTTGGAGGAGAGGCGAAGGTGATCGCGAGCTTGAGAGGCAGAGAGATGGAGGAGAGAATCGCGAGTTGGAGGCAAAGTAGAGAGATGGAAAATTTGGTGAAGGTGATTGCGTGTAATTGAGGTATGCGACTGcccttttattttttggaatGTGTGGGCCTTGGGTCCATAGTAAATTCAGGGTGGACCAGGTCCACACAAGAATTTTCCTAGCACTAAACTGTTAACATCATTTAGAGAAGCAATTCAGTAGATCCTGCTTATTGTTCATCATAAGTGACCACAAAGATGTTTTAAACTTCAAAGAAAACTCACCATCCCTAATGAAAAGAACCTTTGTGAAATCCATTAAGGTTGGTATCATATGGGCCTAGGATACTCGGACTCGGGTACAGGTGTCCGACTCGGGTACCGGTCCAAGAGTCTGACACAAAATATTCTAAAATGAAGGACTCGGGCACACGTTTTAGAAGTGTCCAAAATTCGGATATGGATTGGGGGACACGTCagatataatttatttatttatataaatattcataaatattttattcctgtcattattttttattatcccAAAATAATTATACTttgcatttaaataaaatagatgTCATTGAAAAGTGTATATATGTTGCAGTACTGTACATCTGTAAACCTTTAAATATATTTGACTTTTCTCCCTGCCTACCCAAGCCCCACCTCTTCCCACGTGAATctcttatttttaaaaaatggtcTTCAGTTTAGATATGGTGGTTCTGGTGACTAATGTGGAAGATTCCGGCGACCAAAAGCCTTATGTTTCTCAAGCGAGTGATAATTTGGGATCGGATTTGTCAGGCGAGCAAAAGCCCCCAGTTTTCGTTCTCTGTATTCCTGATTTGGAGCCCCAATTTTCAGATCTGGGTTTTCAAAACCCTAACCGACAAGTCGATTTTTCACTTGGCGGGTCCGATCCGGTTTCCGTGTCCGCACCCGTGTCGTGTCGTGTCAACACCTGTACGGCGGGGTGGTGGAATGCGTCCGAGCATCCTAGTTGTGGCTACTTTAATCACAGTGCAATATTCAGTCCGTATTGTTCTTTGTAGAATCATGTCAGTTGCATATTATCTATTGATGCAGTTGCTTCATCAAGCACCAATACCCTTCTTCTCCTCAGTAAAGCACGtcgtaaaaaaaaagtttttgaCGTCCCATGCTCCAATTTGATCCATCCTCCACAATACAGTTGACAAGCTCATTTTGGAATAATGTCAAAGGATCATCTCACCCCATCCCCCACCCCTCCAGGAAATAGGGAAGAAACCAAAATCACACTCCACAGTAATGAGAAAGTTATACTAGCAGAAGCTAGGCCCTGGTCTTTCTCTTAGACAACCTCTTTGAGTTGACATTTCCCAAGAACCTtttcaagaaaaaagaaaagaggggggggggggagcgGGGAGTATCAGAAATTGTCATGCATTACACAAAATATTGCAGAATTAGGAATACGGAAGAAAGAGGAAATATTCCTCCCAGATGGCTTACGGTGCTAGTATAAAGAGAGTAGGATCTTGTAGAATAATTCCAAATCGTGATCGTAGATCATGAAGTCCTATTGAATATATATTGATACCATCAACTATTATATTTCCTGCAGCAGGTTCCACAAAGAGAAACAAGGCCTCTATTACAGTGGTCCTTCCACTGTCAGTCTTACTTATAATACAAATTTGTCAAACCCTTGAAATGTGCAACTGAATCATTTTAG
This Spinacia oleracea cultivar Varoflay chromosome 6, BTI_SOV_V1, whole genome shotgun sequence DNA region includes the following protein-coding sequences:
- the LOC110803862 gene encoding protein FAR1-RELATED SEQUENCE 5-like, which translates into the protein MLLVSSFCVRKAKQVRKVGTTQVTTKLFLCSAVGKRNIVLKKDQKQEKDELEGLLTEENTSVKKQKRKPRRVAITMTGCNALIKAKLNDGGQFEIIQHVMAHNHPLTRQQWNHLHRSEREMTVPKEKAIEAMHESGFRPSESFRYMSNEAGGEDDVGHSYKDHMNFCYKLKIKAIEGGDSQVVYDKLQDAYYEDPNFFFRIRLDKDGRVCNFFWRDSMMLEDYKIYGDVTVFDTTYRTNRYNLICAPFVGINNHWKNTIFACALLGDEKTESFVWLFETFKKAMGDKSPITLFIDQDGAMARAIKKSHTIEEARKILEDSFKKDSEAIQTIFTATSNNEQNTTNTTTENENSVQVLDPAHANTKGKSKKRIPGSYDNFNKGKRRKHREFGSKTPKHLF